A region from the Brassica napus cultivar Da-Ae chromosome C8, Da-Ae, whole genome shotgun sequence genome encodes:
- the LOC106372489 gene encoding beta-amylase 5-like isoform X2, whose product MVDVWWGIIESKGPKQYDWTAYKTLFQLIARLGLKIQAIMSFHQCGGNVGDVVTIPIPKWVREVGESDPDIYYTNRRGTRDIEYLSLGVDNLPLFAGRTPVQMYSDYMSSFKEKMLELIEAGAIVDIEVGLGPAGELRYPAYPQSQGWVFPGIGEFQCYDKYLKSEFKEAAAKAGHPEWDLPDNAGEYNDKAEETGFFKTNGTYVSEEGKFFLTWYSNKLIFHGDQIIGEANKIFAGLKVNLAAKVSGIHWLYNHHSHAAELTAGYYNLYERDGYRPIARMLSKHYGTLNFTCLEMKDTDNSAEALSAPQELVQMVLSKAWKEGIEVAGENALETYGTKGYNQILLNARPNGVNHNGKPKLRMYGFTYLRLSDTVFQENNFELFKKFVRKMHADQDYCGDAEKYGHEIVPLKTPNSHLTVEDIADAAQPSGAFKWDTETDMKVDG is encoded by the exons ATGGTCGATGTTTGGTGGGGAATCATAGAGTCCAAAGGCCCTAAACAATATGACTGGACCGCTTACAAAACGCTGTTCCAGCTAATCGCCCGTTTAGGACTCAAAATCCAAGCAATCATGTCGTTTCACCAATGCGGTGGAAACGTTGGCGACGTCGTCACGATCCCCATCCCGAAATGGGTTCGTGAGGTTGGTGAGAGCGATCCAGATATCTACTACACTAACCGTAGAGGAACAAGAGACATCGAGTATCTCTCACTCGGTGTCGACAATCTTCCTCTCTTCGCTGGAAGAACCCCTGTTCAG ATGTATAGTGACTACATGAGTAGCTTCAAAGAAAAAATGTTGGAGTTGATAGAAGCTGGAGCCATTGTGGACATCGAGGTCGGACTTGGTCCTGCCGGTGAACTTCGTTACCCTGCTTACCCACAAAGCCAAGGATGGGTGTTTCCAGGCATTGGAGAATTTCAg TGTTATGACAAGTACTTGAAGAGCGAGTTCAAGGAAGCAGCGGCCAAAGCAGGTCATCCGGAGTGGGATCTACCGGACAACGCCGGAGAATACAATGACAAGGCGGAGGAAACTGGGTTTTTCAAGACTAATGGAACCTATGTCTCGGAGGAGGGGAAGTTTTTCTTGACATGGTACTCGAACAAGCTTATCTTTCATGGAGATCAGATCATAGGAGAAGCCAACAAGATCTTCGCTGGACTTAAAGTTAACTTGGCTGCCAAg GTTTCTGGAATTCACTGGTTGTACAACCACCACAGCCACGCGGCGGAGCTTACTGCGGGATATTATAACCTTTACGAGAGAGATGGTTATCGCCCGATCGCTCGGATGCTCTCAAAACACTACGGCACTCTCAACTTCACTTGCCTTGAGATGAAAGATACCGACAATAGTGCTGAAGCCCTAAGTGCTCCACAAGAACTTGTTCAAATG GTATTGAGCAAAGCATGGAAAGAAGGCATAGAAGTTGCTGGTGAGAATGCATTAGAGACCTATGGAACCAAAGGTTACAATCAGATTCTACTTAATGCGAGGCCTAACGGGGTTAACCATAACGGTAAGCCGAAGCTGAGAATGTACGGCTTTACTTACCTACGGTTGTCCGATACTGTCTTTCAAGAAAACAACTTTGAACTGTTCAAGAAGTTTGTGAGGAAAATGCACGCTGACCAA GATTACTGTGGAGATGCGGAGAAGTACGGGCATGAGATTGTACCGTTGAAGACACCTAACTCGCACCTGACGGTGGAGGATATCGCGGACGCGGCTCAGCCAAGTGGAGCATTCAAGTGGGATACTGAAACcgacatgaaggttgatggttga
- the LOC106372489 gene encoding beta-amylase 5-like isoform X1: MAANYNEKLLLNYVPVYVMLPLGVVNVENVFADPETVETQLKRLKEEAGIDGVMVDVWWGIIESKGPKQYDWTAYKTLFQLIARLGLKIQAIMSFHQCGGNVGDVVTIPIPKWVREVGESDPDIYYTNRRGTRDIEYLSLGVDNLPLFAGRTPVQMYSDYMSSFKEKMLELIEAGAIVDIEVGLGPAGELRYPAYPQSQGWVFPGIGEFQCYDKYLKSEFKEAAAKAGHPEWDLPDNAGEYNDKAEETGFFKTNGTYVSEEGKFFLTWYSNKLIFHGDQIIGEANKIFAGLKVNLAAKVSGIHWLYNHHSHAAELTAGYYNLYERDGYRPIARMLSKHYGTLNFTCLEMKDTDNSAEALSAPQELVQMVLSKAWKEGIEVAGENALETYGTKGYNQILLNARPNGVNHNGKPKLRMYGFTYLRLSDTVFQENNFELFKKFVRKMHADQDYCGDAEKYGHEIVPLKTPNSHLTVEDIADAAQPSGAFKWDTETDMKVDG, encoded by the exons ATGGCTGCAAATTACAACGAAAAGCTTCTTCTCAACTATGTTCCCGTCTACGTTATGCTTCCT TTGGGAGTGGTGAATGTGGAAAACGTGTTCGCGGACCCCGAAACGGTTGAAACGCAACTCAAACGTCTCAAAGAAGAAGCTGGAATCGACGGCGTTATGGTCGATGTTTGGTGGGGAATCATAGAGTCCAAAGGCCCTAAACAATATGACTGGACCGCTTACAAAACGCTGTTCCAGCTAATCGCCCGTTTAGGACTCAAAATCCAAGCAATCATGTCGTTTCACCAATGCGGTGGAAACGTTGGCGACGTCGTCACGATCCCCATCCCGAAATGGGTTCGTGAGGTTGGTGAGAGCGATCCAGATATCTACTACACTAACCGTAGAGGAACAAGAGACATCGAGTATCTCTCACTCGGTGTCGACAATCTTCCTCTCTTCGCTGGAAGAACCCCTGTTCAG ATGTATAGTGACTACATGAGTAGCTTCAAAGAAAAAATGTTGGAGTTGATAGAAGCTGGAGCCATTGTGGACATCGAGGTCGGACTTGGTCCTGCCGGTGAACTTCGTTACCCTGCTTACCCACAAAGCCAAGGATGGGTGTTTCCAGGCATTGGAGAATTTCAg TGTTATGACAAGTACTTGAAGAGCGAGTTCAAGGAAGCAGCGGCCAAAGCAGGTCATCCGGAGTGGGATCTACCGGACAACGCCGGAGAATACAATGACAAGGCGGAGGAAACTGGGTTTTTCAAGACTAATGGAACCTATGTCTCGGAGGAGGGGAAGTTTTTCTTGACATGGTACTCGAACAAGCTTATCTTTCATGGAGATCAGATCATAGGAGAAGCCAACAAGATCTTCGCTGGACTTAAAGTTAACTTGGCTGCCAAg GTTTCTGGAATTCACTGGTTGTACAACCACCACAGCCACGCGGCGGAGCTTACTGCGGGATATTATAACCTTTACGAGAGAGATGGTTATCGCCCGATCGCTCGGATGCTCTCAAAACACTACGGCACTCTCAACTTCACTTGCCTTGAGATGAAAGATACCGACAATAGTGCTGAAGCCCTAAGTGCTCCACAAGAACTTGTTCAAATG GTATTGAGCAAAGCATGGAAAGAAGGCATAGAAGTTGCTGGTGAGAATGCATTAGAGACCTATGGAACCAAAGGTTACAATCAGATTCTACTTAATGCGAGGCCTAACGGGGTTAACCATAACGGTAAGCCGAAGCTGAGAATGTACGGCTTTACTTACCTACGGTTGTCCGATACTGTCTTTCAAGAAAACAACTTTGAACTGTTCAAGAAGTTTGTGAGGAAAATGCACGCTGACCAA GATTACTGTGGAGATGCGGAGAAGTACGGGCATGAGATTGTACCGTTGAAGACACCTAACTCGCACCTGACGGTGGAGGATATCGCGGACGCGGCTCAGCCAAGTGGAGCATTCAAGTGGGATACTGAAACcgacatgaaggttgatggttga